A genomic segment from Nocardia cyriacigeorgica GUH-2 encodes:
- a CDS encoding SRPBCC family protein: MRTKTDIRFVVDTDPAQVMDALAAVEMLPDWSSAYTDARVATRDEEGRPRRVFVKAEMLGSSDLQVLEYDWDANRSAWEVVDSTRGVKGGGFFEVTETDEGTHVWYHNELYLPIPVPGFLLKRSVRRANEAMVETFIEFAERFPETETFQTA, translated from the coding sequence ATGCGTACGAAGACCGATATCCGATTCGTCGTCGACACCGACCCCGCCCAGGTCATGGACGCATTGGCAGCGGTGGAAATGCTCCCGGATTGGTCGTCGGCCTACACCGATGCCCGTGTCGCCACCCGCGACGAGGAAGGCAGGCCGCGCCGGGTCTTCGTCAAGGCGGAAATGCTCGGCAGCTCCGATCTGCAGGTCCTCGAATACGACTGGGACGCCAACCGTTCGGCCTGGGAGGTCGTCGACAGCACCCGCGGGGTGAAGGGCGGCGGCTTCTTCGAAGTGACCGAGACCGACGAGGGCACCCACGTCTGGTACCACAACGAGCTGTACCTGCCCATTCCCGTTCCCGGCTTCCTGCTCAAGCGCTCCGTGCGCCGCGCGAACGAGGCGATGGTGGAGACGTTCATCGAATTCGCCGAACGATTTCCCGAAACGGAAACGTTTCAAACCGCTTGA
- a CDS encoding dihydrofolate reductase family protein: MRKLVYYVGMTLDGYIAGPDGSIDFFPLPPEFTEWIATDYPETLPAHAWPHFGVAEGTTGKNFDTVVMGRGTYEPGLAVGIASPYPHLRQYVVSSTLGTIDDPGVELVASDPVGLVRRLKQEDGLDIWLAGGGKLAGELIDEIDELVIKSYPVSAGAGVRAFDGPFRPTRFTPARRRAFGNGTQVTWLTRA; encoded by the coding sequence ATGCGAAAGCTCGTCTACTACGTCGGCATGACCCTCGACGGCTACATCGCCGGCCCCGACGGCAGCATCGACTTCTTCCCGCTCCCGCCGGAGTTCACCGAATGGATCGCCACCGACTACCCCGAAACCCTCCCGGCCCACGCCTGGCCGCATTTCGGAGTCGCCGAGGGCACCACCGGCAAGAACTTCGACACCGTCGTGATGGGGCGCGGCACCTATGAGCCCGGCCTGGCCGTCGGCATCGCCAGCCCGTACCCGCACCTGCGTCAGTACGTCGTGTCCAGCACGCTCGGCACCATCGACGACCCGGGCGTCGAACTGGTGGCATCGGACCCGGTGGGCCTGGTGCGCCGGTTGAAGCAGGAGGACGGTCTCGACATCTGGCTGGCCGGCGGCGGCAAGCTCGCCGGGGAGCTCATCGACGAGATCGACGAGCTCGTCATCAAGAGCTATCCGGTATCGGCCGGCGCGGGCGTGCGCGCCTTCGACGGGCCGTTCCGGCCCACCCGGTTCACCCCGGCGCGGCGGCGCGCGTTCGGCAACGGCACCCAGGTCACCTGGCTCACCCGGGCCTGA
- a CDS encoding GMC oxidoreductase — MDRRAFLEAVGAATLLGVLGSTAGAVTANADPIWDALFREWVPEIFAPLPDPADHSPAIVVGSGFGASATALRLAQAGISTTVLERGSRWPNDPWREIFTGDDLPDGRGFWHRTSFTGVTKVPMQFASFGGVLDVTEYPGIDVWRAAAVGGGSIVFSGVMIAPERSLFDHVFGGVVDYGELESVYYPRVRQMLRLDAMPADIYQSAPFTHSRAWDDQVRKAGYQPVPNDSIFSWNILRDELAGRSRPSATVARSNLGNSNGAKFDLNQNYLRYAEQTGRCGIFPGHRVDAIGQESGGRYSVTVTKLAPTGDVLRTRTLTCDQLFLGAGSIGSTELLVRAQATGALPNLNEHIGDGWGTNGDVVLARGASSVAGFGQGVPSASRIFDNSAVPVTLENWYIPGIPFETGALASLGMVLDPTRTRMGYDRGTDSVGLSWSTRNRDETVAAARAVDRRIAERAGALVEYSALGYDANALFTAHPLGGAVLGRATDGHGRVHGHPGLYVMDGAAIPGSTATVNPSLTITALAERNIEAIIRAGR, encoded by the coding sequence GTGGATAGGCGTGCCTTCCTCGAGGCGGTGGGTGCGGCGACATTGCTGGGGGTCCTCGGATCGACGGCCGGTGCGGTCACGGCGAATGCCGATCCGATCTGGGATGCACTGTTCCGTGAATGGGTACCGGAGATCTTCGCGCCGCTACCCGATCCGGCCGATCATTCGCCCGCGATCGTTGTCGGCTCCGGCTTCGGGGCCTCGGCCACCGCATTGCGATTGGCGCAGGCCGGGATCTCCACCACCGTCCTGGAACGCGGTTCGCGCTGGCCCAACGATCCGTGGCGGGAGATCTTCACCGGCGACGATCTGCCCGACGGCCGCGGTTTCTGGCACCGCACCTCCTTCACCGGGGTGACCAAGGTGCCGATGCAGTTCGCCAGTTTCGGCGGGGTACTCGATGTCACCGAATATCCGGGGATCGACGTGTGGCGGGCGGCCGCGGTGGGCGGCGGCTCGATCGTGTTCAGCGGTGTGATGATCGCGCCCGAGCGCAGCCTGTTCGACCACGTCTTCGGCGGGGTGGTGGATTACGGCGAGCTCGAGAGCGTCTACTACCCGCGGGTGCGGCAGATGCTGCGGCTGGACGCCATGCCGGCCGACATCTACCAGTCGGCGCCGTTCACCCATTCGCGCGCCTGGGACGATCAGGTCCGCAAGGCCGGATATCAGCCCGTGCCCAATGATTCGATCTTCAGCTGGAACATCCTGCGCGATGAGCTGGCCGGGCGCAGCAGGCCGTCGGCGACGGTCGCGCGCAGCAATCTCGGCAACTCCAACGGCGCCAAGTTCGATCTCAATCAGAACTATCTGCGCTACGCCGAGCAGACCGGCCGCTGCGGGATCTTCCCAGGCCACCGGGTCGACGCCATCGGCCAGGAGAGCGGCGGACGGTATTCGGTCACCGTGACGAAACTGGCCCCGACCGGCGATGTGCTGCGCACCCGCACCCTGACCTGCGATCAGCTGTTCCTCGGCGCCGGCTCCATCGGCAGCACCGAACTGCTGGTCCGCGCCCAGGCCACCGGCGCGCTGCCCAACCTCAACGAACACATCGGCGACGGCTGGGGCACCAACGGCGATGTGGTGCTGGCCCGCGGCGCCAGCTCGGTGGCCGGCTTCGGTCAGGGTGTGCCCAGTGCCAGCCGGATCTTCGACAATTCCGCGGTCCCGGTGACCCTGGAGAACTGGTACATCCCGGGCATTCCGTTCGAAACCGGCGCGCTGGCCTCGCTCGGCATGGTGCTCGATCCGACCCGCACCCGGATGGGCTACGACCGCGGCACGGATTCGGTGGGGCTGAGCTGGTCGACCCGCAATCGCGACGAGACGGTGGCCGCCGCGCGCGCCGTCGACCGGCGGATCGCCGAACGGGCGGGCGCGCTGGTCGAATACAGCGCACTCGGCTACGACGCGAACGCCCTGTTCACCGCGCATCCGCTCGGTGGTGCGGTACTGGGCCGAGCCACCGATGGACACGGCCGCGTGCACGGTCATCCCGGGCTCTACGTCATGGACGGCGCGGCGATCCCCGGCAGCACCGCGACGGTGAATCCCTCGCTCACGATTACCGCCCTGGCCGAACGCAATATCGAGGCGATCATCCGCGCCGGACGGTGA
- a CDS encoding sulfite exporter TauE/SafE family protein, which produces MTWLEMLAVFAAGVAAGGINTIVGSGTLITFPVLLAIGYPPVTANVSNTVGLVPGSVSGVIGYRRELSGQRARLLRLGVASLLGAITGAVALLTMPEQAFKAIVPVLIIAALVLVIVQPRLAAWVKSRRDADNTPEHGGPVLFGSIYATGIYGGYFGAAQGVLLIGLLGVFVHDDLQRLNAVKNTLALLVNAVSAAIFIVVADIAWEAVALIAAGSIIGGQLGARVGRKLSPTVLRAVIVVVGTIAVVRLLTS; this is translated from the coding sequence ATGACTTGGCTCGAAATGCTGGCCGTCTTCGCCGCCGGTGTGGCCGCGGGCGGAATCAACACGATTGTCGGCTCCGGCACCCTCATCACCTTTCCGGTGCTGCTGGCGATCGGCTATCCGCCGGTGACGGCGAACGTATCGAATACCGTCGGGCTGGTGCCCGGCTCGGTGAGCGGGGTGATCGGGTACCGGCGTGAGCTGTCCGGTCAGCGGGCCCGGCTGCTGCGGCTGGGCGTGGCGTCGCTGCTCGGCGCGATCACCGGCGCGGTGGCCCTGCTGACGATGCCGGAGCAGGCGTTCAAGGCCATCGTTCCGGTGCTGATCATCGCCGCGCTGGTGCTGGTGATCGTGCAGCCGCGGCTGGCGGCGTGGGTGAAGAGCCGCCGCGATGCCGACAACACCCCCGAGCACGGCGGCCCGGTGCTGTTCGGCTCGATCTATGCCACCGGGATCTACGGTGGCTATTTCGGCGCGGCCCAGGGTGTGCTGCTGATCGGGCTGCTCGGTGTGTTCGTGCACGACGACCTGCAACGGCTGAACGCGGTGAAGAACACCCTCGCGCTGCTGGTGAACGCGGTGTCGGCGGCCATCTTCATCGTCGTCGCCGATATCGCCTGGGAGGCGGTCGCGCTGATCGCGGCCGGATCCATCATCGGCGGGCAGCTCGGCGCCCGCGTCGGGCGCAAGCTGTCGCCGACGGTTCTGCGCGCGGTGATCGTCGTCGTCGGCACGATCGCGGTGGTCCGATTGCTCACGTCGTGA
- a CDS encoding dihydrofolate reductase family protein produces the protein MRKLVYYVAVSLDGYIAGPDDQFDFYPGSDAYTAWMCAQFPDSIPTAARPHIGMAVDAPNQEWDTVLMGRGTYAVGEASPFAHLKQYVFSSTLGPQVDPAIEVVPGDPVEFVRQLKRAEGLDIWLCGGGKLAATLAGEIDELIIKSYPVVAGAGIPAFTGAFGPTQFTPIRRKEFDSGNQVTWYARA, from the coding sequence ATGCGAAAGCTCGTCTACTACGTCGCCGTCTCGCTGGACGGGTACATCGCGGGCCCCGACGACCAGTTCGACTTCTATCCGGGCTCCGACGCCTACACCGCATGGATGTGCGCGCAGTTCCCCGATTCGATTCCGACCGCGGCCCGCCCGCACATCGGGATGGCGGTGGACGCACCGAACCAGGAGTGGGACACCGTGCTGATGGGTCGCGGAACCTACGCCGTCGGCGAGGCCAGCCCGTTCGCGCACTTGAAGCAATACGTCTTCTCGTCGACGCTCGGTCCGCAGGTCGACCCGGCCATCGAGGTGGTGCCCGGCGATCCGGTCGAGTTCGTGCGGCAGTTGAAGCGGGCCGAGGGCCTCGATATCTGGCTCTGCGGTGGCGGCAAGCTCGCGGCCACGCTGGCCGGCGAGATCGACGAGCTGATCATCAAGAGCTATCCGGTCGTCGCCGGCGCGGGCATCCCCGCTTTCACCGGCGCCTTCGGCCCCACGCAGTTCACCCCGATCCGGCGCAAGGAATTCGACAGCGGAAACCAGGTCACCTGGTACGCGCGCGCCTGA
- a CDS encoding ion transporter has protein sequence MAVAPPTGYELDEVPEPGEYPRKPPTLWTDFLMLGLAIASVVLIGWITFFEVSDQTYRTIVIADYTICAIFAVEFLWRWRRAGWPWTFPFVYWYEVLGMIPVTSPWLRGFRLLRIVVILVRLARVADRVYGDRVTAAVINRSVGTIVETIKKPVTMAVLDEVAHALRAGHYTQNIAAALEENRKELDEMIVELIKNDPQAGRVRYLPFHDDIIRLVADTVFRILFQFLDDPRTDELVSDLLRENIDQIRDALSNGVKVPPSAYGPTPLERTVRHHFPP, from the coding sequence GTGGCAGTAGCGCCGCCCACCGGCTATGAACTGGACGAGGTGCCCGAACCCGGCGAGTACCCGCGCAAACCGCCCACGCTGTGGACCGATTTCCTGATGCTCGGGCTGGCCATCGCGTCGGTGGTGCTGATCGGCTGGATCACCTTCTTCGAGGTCTCCGATCAGACCTACCGCACCATCGTCATCGCCGACTACACCATCTGCGCGATCTTCGCCGTCGAGTTCCTCTGGCGCTGGCGTCGCGCGGGCTGGCCGTGGACGTTCCCGTTCGTCTACTGGTACGAAGTGCTCGGCATGATCCCGGTGACCAGCCCGTGGCTGCGCGGGTTCCGGCTGCTGCGGATCGTGGTCATCCTGGTGCGGCTGGCGCGGGTGGCCGACCGGGTGTACGGCGACCGGGTCACCGCCGCGGTGATCAACCGGTCGGTCGGCACCATCGTCGAGACCATCAAGAAGCCGGTGACCATGGCCGTGCTCGACGAGGTCGCGCACGCGCTACGGGCCGGCCACTACACCCAGAACATCGCCGCGGCGCTGGAGGAGAACCGCAAGGAACTCGACGAGATGATCGTGGAGTTGATCAAGAACGACCCGCAGGCCGGCCGGGTGCGTTATCTGCCGTTCCACGACGACATCATCCGGCTGGTCGCCGATACCGTCTTCCGGATCCTGTTCCAGTTCCTCGACGATCCGCGCACCGACGAACTCGTCTCGGATCTGTTGCGGGAGAACATCGACCAGATCCGCGACGCGTTGAGCAACGGGGTGAAGGTGCCGCCCTCGGCGTACGGCCCGACGCCGTTGGAACGCACTGTGCGCCATCACTTTCCGCCCTGA
- a CDS encoding AAA family ATPase translates to MTDNDNPTSPPWLQSHPADAGIATDSDATQQPQPDAGEAEPSAAAESSPAGEAPESDSGNGAGPADATSVYSVNESSFGADQFAGSAPHTSGEFAQPGQFSSHTSGQFAQPGEFPESGPGQSAPHTSGQFAQPGQFPEPGAGQFQEQGSFAPPGQFPEQGSFAPPGQFPEQGSFAPPGQFPEQGSFAPPGQFPEQNSFAPPGQFPEQGSFAPPGQFAPSGSFDPSGPGQFAQGGPGQFPEQPNQGQFEQPGQFAPHSSGQFEQQPAPGQFEQQPPNQFSQPPGQQFPDQGQFAQGGFAPQGEQFQAPPPGPEQGNHHPPMSEGAGDPNAINSWAPPPAPPQQTYQPPMQQSAPTGMSGPATGQYQTPDWQGGPPQQAQQPGQPNQQPFVPQHMPQPGQPGHSVNDLNLLKRARKAPRSGWRRAVHKASRGLINPGESAADVVHADLVERVNQPVRGDYRIAILSLKGGVGKTTTTVGIGSTFASLRGDRVIAIDANPDLGTLAHRVPRQTRSTVRNLLEDQHITRYSDVRAHTSQAPSRLEVLASEQDPAVSEAFSEADYRKAIGILQSFYNIILTDCGTGLMHSAMSGVLDMASSLVLVTSPAIDGARSASATLDWLDHHGYSKLVERTVVVVNASRRGASSVDIDQLRKLFLDRTRAVQVVPFDDHLAEGAEIDLELVSKPTRRALLELAAMVADDFGYAASQQQPYGR, encoded by the coding sequence GTGACAGACAACGACAACCCGACTTCTCCGCCCTGGTTGCAGAGTCATCCGGCGGACGCCGGAATCGCCACCGACTCCGACGCAACGCAGCAGCCGCAGCCCGATGCCGGTGAAGCCGAGCCGTCGGCGGCTGCCGAATCGAGCCCCGCGGGCGAGGCACCGGAGTCCGACTCGGGCAACGGTGCCGGTCCCGCCGACGCGACGTCGGTGTATTCGGTGAACGAATCCTCCTTCGGCGCCGATCAGTTCGCCGGCTCCGCACCGCACACCAGTGGCGAGTTCGCGCAGCCCGGACAGTTCTCTTCGCATACCAGCGGTCAATTCGCCCAGCCGGGGGAGTTCCCCGAGTCGGGCCCGGGACAGTCCGCGCCGCACACCAGCGGGCAGTTCGCCCAACCGGGGCAGTTCCCCGAGCCGGGCGCCGGGCAGTTCCAGGAGCAGGGATCGTTCGCTCCCCCTGGTCAATTCCCGGAACAGGGCTCTTTCGCGCCTCCGGGGCAATTCCCCGAACAGGGCTCGTTCGCGCCTCCCGGTCAATTCCCTGAGCAGGGCTCCTTTGCCCCTCCGGGCCAGTTCCCCGAGCAGAATTCCTTCGCTCCCCCGGGCCAGTTCCCGGAACAGGGTTCGTTCGCGCCTCCGGGACAGTTCGCGCCCTCCGGTTCTTTCGATCCTTCGGGGCCGGGCCAGTTCGCGCAGGGCGGGCCGGGGCAGTTCCCAGAGCAGCCGAACCAGGGACAGTTCGAACAGCCGGGCCAGTTCGCGCCGCACAGCAGCGGTCAGTTCGAGCAGCAGCCCGCCCCTGGGCAATTCGAGCAGCAGCCGCCGAATCAGTTCTCGCAGCCGCCGGGCCAGCAGTTCCCCGATCAGGGGCAGTTCGCGCAGGGCGGTTTCGCGCCGCAGGGCGAGCAGTTCCAGGCTCCGCCGCCCGGACCCGAGCAGGGCAACCACCATCCGCCGATGTCCGAGGGCGCCGGCGATCCGAACGCGATCAACAGCTGGGCCCCGCCGCCGGCACCGCCGCAGCAGACCTACCAGCCGCCGATGCAGCAGTCCGCGCCCACCGGCATGAGCGGGCCCGCGACCGGCCAGTACCAGACACCGGACTGGCAGGGCGGGCCGCCGCAGCAGGCCCAGCAGCCGGGGCAGCCGAACCAGCAGCCGTTCGTGCCGCAGCACATGCCACAGCCCGGGCAGCCCGGCCATTCGGTCAACGACCTGAACCTGCTGAAACGGGCCCGCAAGGCGCCGCGCAGCGGGTGGCGGCGCGCCGTCCACAAGGCCTCGCGCGGTCTCATCAACCCCGGTGAATCCGCCGCGGATGTGGTGCACGCCGATCTGGTCGAGCGGGTGAATCAGCCGGTGCGCGGCGACTACCGGATCGCGATCCTGTCGCTGAAGGGCGGTGTCGGTAAGACCACCACCACCGTCGGTATCGGTTCGACCTTCGCCTCGCTGCGCGGTGACCGCGTCATCGCCATCGACGCCAACCCCGACCTCGGCACCCTCGCGCATCGGGTGCCGCGGCAGACCCGCTCGACGGTCCGCAACCTGCTCGAAGACCAGCACATCACCCGGTACTCGGACGTGCGCGCGCACACCTCGCAGGCGCCGAGCCGGCTGGAAGTGCTGGCCAGTGAACAGGATCCGGCCGTCTCGGAGGCGTTCAGCGAGGCCGACTACCGCAAGGCCATCGGCATCCTGCAGTCGTTCTACAACATCATCCTGACCGACTGCGGTACCGGCCTGATGCACTCGGCCATGTCCGGTGTACTCGATATGGCCAGCTCGCTGGTCCTGGTCACCTCCCCGGCCATCGACGGCGCCCGCAGCGCCTCGGCCACCCTCGACTGGCTCGACCACCACGGTTACAGCAAGCTGGTGGAGCGCACGGTCGTGGTGGTCAACGCCTCGCGCCGCGGCGCCTCCTCGGTCGATATCGACCAGCTGCGCAAGCTGTTCCTGGACCGCACCCGCGCGGTACAGGTGGTGCCGTTCGACGACCACCTCGCCGAAGGCGCGGAAATCGATCTGGAGCTGGTGAGCAAGCCGACCCGTCGCGCGCTGCTGGAGTTGGCGGCGATGGTGGCCGACGACTTCGGGTACGCGGCGAGTCAGCAGCAGCCGTACGGACGGTAA
- the leuA gene encoding 2-isopropylmalate synthase: MSPADAFVSGTRTITAPTKPAPADQPAWNKQKNSSMPTFRYRPFAEEVEPITLPDRTWPDKVIDRAPAWCAVDLRDGNQALIDPMSPARKRRMFDLLVRMGYKEIEVGFPSASQTDFDFVREIITDGAIPDDVTIQVLTQCRPELIERTFEACSGAPNVIVHFYNSTSILQRRVVFRADREAVKKIATDAARLCLETERKHSDTNWRYEYSPESYTGTELEYAKEVCDAVSEIIAPTPDKPLIINLPATVEMATPNVYADSIEWMHRNLARREAIVLSLHPHNDRGTAVAAAELGYQAGADRIEGCLFGNGERTGNVCLVTLGMNMFSRGIDPQINFSDIDEIRRTVEYCNQLPVHERHPYGGDLVYTAFSGSHQDAINKGLDAMKVTADSAGADVDDITWEVPYLPIDPKDVGRTYEAVIRVNSQSGKGGVAYIMKTDHGLALPRRLQIEFSQAIQKITDGEGGEVTPKEMWDVFATEYLNPVRPLERIKQKVTASETDGGTDTITATVKVDGVEQEVTGTGNGPLAAFVDAIATVGYDVRVLDYSEHAMSAGDDAQAAAYVECAIGDKVVWGVGIATSITTASLRAVVSAVNRAS, translated from the coding sequence ATGTCACCCGCTGACGCCTTCGTATCCGGCACGCGCACCATCACCGCGCCCACCAAGCCCGCGCCCGCCGATCAGCCGGCCTGGAACAAGCAGAAGAACTCCTCGATGCCGACCTTCCGGTACCGGCCCTTCGCCGAGGAGGTCGAGCCGATCACGCTGCCCGACCGCACCTGGCCCGACAAGGTCATCGATCGCGCCCCGGCCTGGTGCGCAGTGGACCTGCGCGACGGCAACCAGGCGCTGATCGACCCGATGAGCCCGGCCCGCAAGCGCCGCATGTTCGACCTGCTGGTGCGGATGGGTTACAAGGAGATCGAGGTCGGCTTCCCGTCGGCCAGCCAGACCGACTTCGATTTCGTCCGCGAGATCATCACCGACGGCGCCATCCCCGACGACGTCACCATCCAGGTGCTCACCCAGTGCCGTCCGGAACTGATCGAGCGCACCTTCGAGGCCTGCTCGGGCGCGCCGAACGTGATCGTGCACTTCTACAACTCCACCTCCATCCTGCAGCGCCGAGTGGTGTTCCGCGCCGACCGCGAGGCCGTGAAGAAGATCGCCACCGATGCTGCGCGGCTGTGCCTGGAGACCGAGCGCAAGCACTCCGACACCAACTGGCGCTACGAGTACAGCCCGGAGTCCTACACCGGCACCGAGCTGGAATACGCCAAGGAGGTGTGCGACGCGGTCTCGGAGATCATCGCGCCCACCCCCGACAAGCCGCTGATCATCAACCTGCCCGCGACCGTCGAGATGGCCACGCCGAACGTCTACGCCGATTCCATCGAGTGGATGCACCGCAACCTGGCCCGCCGCGAGGCGATCGTGCTGTCGCTGCACCCGCACAACGACCGCGGCACCGCCGTGGCGGCCGCCGAGCTGGGCTACCAGGCCGGCGCCGACCGCATCGAAGGCTGCCTGTTCGGCAACGGTGAGCGCACCGGCAACGTCTGCCTGGTGACGCTGGGGATGAATATGTTCTCCCGCGGCATCGACCCGCAGATCAACTTCTCCGATATCGACGAGATCCGCCGCACCGTCGAGTACTGCAACCAGCTGCCCGTGCACGAGCGCCACCCCTACGGCGGCGATCTGGTCTACACCGCGTTCTCCGGCTCGCATCAGGACGCCATCAACAAGGGCCTGGACGCGATGAAGGTGACCGCGGACTCGGCCGGCGCCGACGTCGACGACATCACCTGGGAGGTGCCGTACCTGCCGATCGACCCCAAGGACGTCGGCCGCACCTACGAGGCCGTCATCCGGGTCAACTCGCAGTCCGGCAAGGGCGGCGTCGCCTACATCATGAAGACCGATCACGGGCTGGCGCTGCCGCGTCGGCTGCAGATCGAGTTCTCGCAGGCGATCCAGAAGATCACCGACGGTGAGGGCGGGGAGGTGACGCCCAAGGAGATGTGGGACGTCTTCGCCACCGAATACCTGAACCCGGTGCGGCCGCTGGAGCGGATCAAGCAGAAGGTCACCGCGTCGGAGACCGACGGCGGCACCGACACCATCACCGCGACGGTGAAGGTCGACGGCGTCGAGCAGGAGGTCACCGGTACAGGCAACGGCCCGCTGGCGGCGTTCGTCGACGCGATCGCGACCGTCGGGTACGACGTGCGGGTCCTCGACTACTCCGAACACGCCATGTCGGCCGGTGACGACGCCCAGGCCGCGGCCTACGTCGAATGTGCGATCGGCGACAAGGTGGTGTGGGGCGTCGGCATCGCGACCTCGATCACCACCGCCTCGCTGCGCGCCGTGGTTTCCGCGGTCAACCGGGCGAGCTGA
- a CDS encoding low temperature requirement protein A, with protein sequence MIGSKRARLQPMAEGSSVTQLELFFDLVLVFAFTMVTDLAADETTAQNLLRALLCLALMWWLWIAYSWLGNIVRADEGIARIAIFVAMGGAFIAALTIPEAFDDLEGGWFGPLVFAIAYLVVRLVHLVMMWLAAEGDTKLRAQIVRWALGSITLGTTLLVVAALTDGRVQLALWLAAIAGDWVWTRFAGTEWRLASASHYSERYGLIIIVALGESIVSIGIGVAGLPISWPITLASMLGLAISGLLWWAYFDVAALSVEHALAHARGARRIKIAQMCYMYWHFPMIAGVIGLSLGLKKVLYYVGDESTHTLSDALYGIPLGALYGGVALFLAGLVGFKHYATGNLSAARIVTVAILIALTPLAAALPALASLTMLFVVLAALIGWETIRHADARDQIRHAVPE encoded by the coding sequence ATGATCGGATCCAAACGAGCCCGGCTGCAGCCGATGGCCGAGGGCTCCTCGGTGACCCAGCTCGAACTGTTCTTCGACCTGGTCCTGGTCTTCGCGTTCACGATGGTCACCGACCTCGCCGCGGACGAGACCACGGCGCAGAATCTGCTGCGCGCGCTGCTGTGCCTGGCCCTGATGTGGTGGCTGTGGATCGCGTATTCCTGGCTGGGCAATATCGTCCGCGCTGACGAGGGCATCGCCCGGATCGCGATCTTCGTGGCGATGGGCGGTGCGTTCATCGCCGCGCTCACGATTCCCGAGGCCTTCGACGATCTGGAAGGCGGCTGGTTCGGGCCGCTGGTATTCGCCATCGCCTATCTGGTCGTGCGGCTGGTGCATCTGGTGATGATGTGGCTGGCCGCCGAGGGCGATACGAAGTTGCGCGCCCAGATCGTGCGCTGGGCGCTGGGTTCCATCACCCTCGGCACCACGCTGCTGGTGGTCGCGGCACTCACCGACGGCCGGGTGCAGCTCGCGCTGTGGCTCGCGGCGATCGCCGGGGACTGGGTATGGACCCGGTTCGCCGGCACCGAATGGCGGCTCGCCTCGGCCAGTCACTACTCCGAGCGATACGGGCTGATCATCATCGTGGCGCTGGGCGAATCGATCGTCTCGATCGGCATCGGCGTCGCCGGACTGCCGATCTCCTGGCCGATCACCCTCGCCTCGATGCTCGGCCTGGCCATTTCCGGCTTGCTGTGGTGGGCCTACTTCGACGTCGCCGCGCTGTCGGTCGAGCACGCGTTGGCGCATGCCAGGGGCGCCCGGCGGATCAAGATCGCCCAAATGTGCTACATGTACTGGCATTTCCCGATGATCGCCGGGGTTATAGGCCTGTCGCTGGGCCTGAAGAAGGTGCTGTACTACGTGGGCGACGAATCCACCCACACCCTCAGCGACGCCCTCTACGGCATCCCGCTGGGCGCGCTGTACGGCGGTGTGGCGCTGTTCCTGGCCGGCCTGGTCGGCTTCAAGCACTACGCGACCGGCAATCTGTCGGCCGCTCGAATCGTCACGGTGGCAATCCTGATCGCGCTGACGCCGCTGGCCGCCGCGCTGCCCGCCCTGGCCTCGCTGACCATGCTGTTCGTCGTGCTCGCCGCGCTGATCGGCTGGGAGACCATCCGCCACGCCGACGCCCGCGATCAGATCCGGCACGCCGTGCCCGAATGA
- a CDS encoding DUF1918 domain-containing protein — protein MMANVGDRLHVHGHIVGDHDHLGEIVEVRGPNGSPPYIVRFEDGHESLVYPGPDATVEPPGSN, from the coding sequence ATGATGGCGAACGTCGGAGATCGGCTCCATGTGCACGGTCACATCGTGGGCGACCATGATCATCTCGGCGAGATCGTCGAGGTGCGCGGACCCAACGGGTCGCCCCCGTATATCGTGCGTTTCGAGGACGGACACGAGTCGCTGGTGTACCCGGGACCCGATGCGACAGTAGAGCCTCCGGGCTCGAACTGA
- a CDS encoding TetR/AcrR family transcriptional regulator, with protein MRTNPERRQALLDAAIEVLAREGARGLTFRAVDKEAGVPAGTASNYFANRDDLMTQTGSRFYERLEPSAAMMAKLGGPKTRETITELMTDVVDRLETFRTGYLALLELRLEATRRPELREVLTERVRADIEFNVRNHIDSGMPGDEDTVLLLYLALNWLIVDRLTLPGIFTEERSRQLIETAVARAIAERDGL; from the coding sequence GTGAGGACGAATCCAGAGCGCAGGCAGGCTTTGCTCGACGCAGCCATCGAAGTACTGGCCCGCGAGGGCGCGCGGGGGCTGACCTTCCGCGCGGTCGACAAGGAGGCCGGGGTCCCCGCCGGTACGGCCTCGAACTACTTCGCCAACCGCGACGATCTGATGACCCAGACCGGTAGCCGCTTCTACGAGCGCCTCGAACCCAGCGCGGCCATGATGGCCAAGCTCGGCGGGCCGAAGACCAGGGAAACGATCACCGAACTGATGACCGACGTGGTCGACCGGCTGGAAACCTTCCGCACCGGCTACCTCGCACTACTGGAACTACGCCTGGAGGCGACCCGCAGGCCGGAACTACGCGAAGTGCTCACCGAACGGGTCCGCGCCGATATCGAATTCAACGTCCGCAACCACATCGACTCCGGCATGCCGGGCGACGAGGACACCGTATTGCTGCTGTATCTGGCGCTGAACTGGCTGATCGTGGACCGGCTCACGCTGCCGGGCATCTTCACCGAGGAGCGGAGCAGGCAGCTGATCGAAACCGCTGTCGCCCGGGCCATAGCCGAGCGCGACGGGTTGTGA